In Xenorhabdus griffiniae, the genomic window AAAAACTAAAATATTATTTCGAAAACACTAAGTAAAAGTTAATTTTCAATCAATAATAAGGCGTTATCTAAACAACTTAGATAAATCATTTACTTTTTCCACTAAATGCAGTAAAAATACAAACTCGATACACTTAAAGGGATTTTTAAAAGAATAAAAAACTAAAAAACAAACCGAGCCAAATGATTAGTTGTAAAGTTCAATAGAGTTGTTTTTATATATGGAATTCTATTTATGAATACCTCATTCTGGGTATCAGAATCACATAGTACGTATTTATACGATTCCAATTAGCATTTTCATTAAAAATAAGACAAAAATAAGCAGCAATTTTTTATTTGCGCTATTCCAATTAAATCAATCTGGTATTTAGCTAATCATGTTTAAAAAACACTAATGTTTTGTTGTATTCGATTAACTTAAATACCTTGCCATTCACAATTTATCTCTCTGATTTCATAGGAATGATAATTTCATGAAACAACGTAAGTTTTTAACCCGATACGAAATAGACGCAATTTTGACAGCGACAAAACAAGGACGTCACGCAGAGCGTGATTATTGCATGCTGTTAATGTGTTTCATTCACGGCTTTAGGGTAAGTGAGTTATGTAATCTATGCCTATCTGATCTCGATTTGAACTCAGCAATCATTCATATCAGACGGTTAAAAGGTGGGCTTTCAACCACACATCCTTTAATTCCAGAAGAAATTGATGCGTTAAATAAGTGGCTAGATATCCGCCCAAAATGGCGCGAAGCCGATTCACCGTGGGTATTTCTTTCTCAAAAATCAGGCCCTGTTTCACGCCAGCAAGTTTATGGTTTATTAAAACGCTATGGAAAGCAGGCGTCTGTCAGTGTTTCTCCACATCCGCATATGTTAAGGCACGCTTGTGGTTATGCATTAGCTGATCTCGGTCGCGATACCCGCTTGATCCAAGACTATCTTGGACACCGTAATATTTCACATACTGTCATTTACACCGCCAGTAATGTGAAACGTTTTTCCAGAATTTGGGAGTCTCACTCTAAATAATTGTGTTATTTTTTCTGCTGTTTTCACTAACATGCACTGTTATTGCAACAATCTCCACTAATTAATTTGTGGAGATTGCCGGCAGATAGAATGGACAATGCCATGAATATCGAAGATAAATGATTATTGTGTACACATGACAAACTTAATTTGTAAATAAACTTTATTTTTACTGTTTTTTATTTGTTAATAAATCTAAGTTTATTTTAAAAAAGCCTAAATCTAACAGGCAAATATATAAATCTTTATTTAAATTTGAGCAGCGAATTTATATGAACAATTTCACTGCTCAATAAGAAATATTAATCTACAGACAGGAGGTGAATCACCTGCCTTTGGATAAGTCCGTATGAAAACCCCGTCATCGATGTGAAGATCCAGTGAGGTAATTTCCTGATTTTACTATTTTACTTAAGAAGAGAAGTTAATCACAAATTTGCTGATGTACTTTTATTCATAGTTGTATGTATAAATAATTCTATTATATTCTGTTTGTCGCTGTATTAAAAATAATCATTTATTATTTTATCATTAAATTATTTTTACCATTCTGACGATAACTGAGGATTTATACACCGATAGCTCATGAATAAAATGACTCAACGATTTGCTCGCTCAGGTTTAGTGTTTACGCTCATTACCGAACATTTACCTGAACAAGCCCTTGCTGTTCCCGCCATTTTGCTTGCAGCGGCAAGCAAAGGTTCAAAGTTCGTCGCCCTGTGCCGCCCGATGAAAGGGAAGGAGAAGCAGGAATGATTCAGGAAAAACTATACGCCATTATTGATGGCGCGGCAGAACCCGATTTGTTTTTAGCGTTGGAACGTTACGATCCGCCATCCACATGCCTTTACGGAGAACCTCTTCAACCAGAACTGGTTAACATTGTGCCTTATCTGGTGCAGGTGACGGAAGAAGTCAAAATCTGGCTGGAATGTCGCAAAACCCCGTGGGGAATTTTCGTTCACAGTGCAGCGGACATGAAAGCCGTGCGCCAGCATTTACGAAAGTACCTGCAAGTATTGCTTCCCCAACAAGAAAAACCCGTCTTTTTCCGTTTTTATGATCCACGCAATATCTGGGATTTTCTCGGTGTGCTAAGTGACTGGGAAGTACATTGTTTTTTGGGGCCAATCACGCGGATCACAACACGTTACCTTGAAGAAGAACGCACAGATAACTTTGTAAAAATCAGAGAACCTTTTCCCGATAATGCTAAGGGAAAATACAAAATTTTCAAAATCAGTGAAGAGCAGTATGAACTGATAGAAATAAAGAAAAAAGAGCAGTATTTACAAAAGCTTGATTCCATTTTGCTATCTGAATTAGCAGAACTAAGAATAAGTATCAGCATCAACAACTCATTACCCTTCTTAGCTTTTTTCTATGATTACCTTATGTCTGAGAAAATAACAGACACTCGCTCTATAGAAGGCATTCTTAAAAAAGTGATCAGAGAAGACAATTTTGACATTGATAACTTTGATAAATCAATTCTGACCAACCTTACTGATGATGGGACTCCTGGCTGGTATAGAGCCAATCAGTTCATTTACAATATTAAGGAGTAATAGGAATGGATACTGTCGTTGGAATTAATGCAGGAAAAGCGTGTGCAACATGTGATACTCCACCGTCTTGCACTCATAAATATGAGATAAAAGGAGAAAAAGAAACTTATATTAATTTCCCTGAAAAACACAAGACGTTCGAAATCATTAATATTATCTCAGACAAAAGAGAGCATACACTCACTTCAAAATTAACGCCTATTAGATGTATAAGTGGAAAACCCAATTGTCCCAGCACTTATATATATTCACACGAAAGTCAAGATAAGTTTGAGCTTGGCCCTAGTCATAAAAGTTCAACTTATACTATTAGGAGTAATGCAAAATTACCTGAAGCAAAACTACCAGGAATGGATATTTGGGATAGGATTGAAGAACTATTTAAACCATGGAATAATAGTATAGGGAAAATAAAGTATTATTCTCAAACTACTGATTGTTCAGGGCTAGTACAAAGCACACAAATTAATGTATATCCCCAATATACGTTGTCCGCCTCTTTCGAAATTAATTTTGAAAATAATGTAAAAGATCATTATGTCGCAAAACGCTCTGATTTTACAAAAGAAGATGTAAAAGAACTAAAAAAAGAATTAGGAGTAAAAAAATGGAGTGACATCAATAAATATGTTAACGAAAGGAAATCAACTCTTGAATTCAAATCAGAAATTAAATTGTTTGACGAAAAATATCCATATAATTTTATTTTAGGTGAACTCAATGAAAATATATGGAATAACAAAAATTCAGTAACTCAAAAAATCAGAAGATTATTAGATAAAGTAATAAACAGTATATTAAAGAAAGCTGGCGGTTCTTTTGGCATTAAAGATGCATTATTAAACGGACCTAATATTTCAGCAAAAGGTAAAAAAGATCTGATTATAGTTAACTCAAGACCTGATTTTGAGTATGAATGGAATTTATTATTTTCACCTCTCATAGGATTAACAATTACTCTCGATATTATTAATGTGATAATTGCTATATTTGCCACTCCAGTCACAGGAGATAAGTGGAGAAGCTTTAGAACATCAATGGAAGATCAAATGGATAAGCTTAAGGATCACAAAAATAGAATAGTAGCAGGAGGCCTTCCTTATGCTGATCTAATAATATCCGGTGAAATACTAAACACAGGAGTTTCTGTATTAAGAAAAGAGCAAAAAATGAATGTTATTGGAAAAACAGGAAGTAGTTTAGGATTGGCAATAAAAATAGGATTTGATACTGGCGCTAGAGTTTTTTTTGTTGAAGGAATGCTTAGTACATACGGTGGTGGAACAGCAAAGATCTCTTTTGATCTTATATGTGATTCTACAGGAATAGGGATTTCTTTTTCTCATGAAGGAGTAAAACTAATTTTCAAACTAGATTTTAAAGCAGGTTTTTCAAAAGAAGTTAGTAATAAATCCATTAGTCAATCAAGAGGAAGAGGAAAAAAACAAGGAAAAGGTACTAGTGAAAAAATGACACCTATTAATGATTCATTAATAGATTTTGAATATTTTCTTGCAGAAGAGTATAAAAGTGAACCATTTTATTTTTACAAGTTCTAATGAACTTTCACTCACAAAAAAAATAATTATTTGTTTTTTCATTTTTTTTATATTACCTAAAGGAAATGCTATGAACCCTGAAATTATTTCCGCTGATTACAGATTAGAAGTCGACTTAAAAAAATGTGCAATGGATATATCAATCAATGGACTAGATATTTTTTCATATTATGGAAATGGTCCAATTAATACATTGATCGGAGTAGGTGAATACCTAAAATCAAAAGGAAATAAGCTCAAGTTCACAACATGGCCATCAAATAACTCAAAAGACATTTTTGATGCTGATTCAATTTGCAACCTAACTTTAAAATCAAGAAATAGATTTGAAGATGGAAATTACTCTGATTTTTTTAAAATAAAATACTCTCCTAATGAAAATATTGTTCATAATACATCAGAAAAATCCATTAACATTATTGTAATGAATAAAGATTGGGGAAATGTGTCAAAAAAAGAAAACATCCATCATGATAGTGATAATTACTATTATGAATACACGCAAATCTTCGATATAATTAATGATTTTCCTGAATGGAAATGGGTTAATTCATATAAAATTTCAGACAATATAAAAAATACATCTTCTTTATCTCAACCGTATCAAGCATTACTCGAGTCAGCTTATGAAGAATATTGGAGTTTTCTTCAGTCAAAAGATCTTTCTAAACTAAAAAAAATTCATTCTGAAATGTTATATGAATCTGTTATGGCTAATGGTGGAACTATAGAATCATATTTCTTATCTTTAGGGTTAGACGAAACTACAAATAATAGTGAACTAGAATTACTGCCATTGAAATTTGAGGAATTAGAAATAGTATTAGATGGTAGAGTAATATATATGGAACCATCCCCATTGAGATATCTAAATAAAGAAAAAGACACAACTCTCTTTATATCTCCAAAATTCCGTTTTGATGGAAATAAATTCATTGTGACGCGTTAATTTAAATATTGGCACAGAACACAGTGATTGTTCAGCGAGGCATTAAACTTCAAGTTGCAATTTACAACACGATATGAAACCTGATTTCTCCCCGCTTTGCGGGGAGAAATCACCCAGTTTGTTGACAAAATCGACACTTCACTTCTACCGTTGTCATCTCATTTCCTTAGAAAAAGTGGGAAGGATACACAAAAAACAACAAATTGAATGCGTGACCAAATCACTCAATATAACGCATATTAGTATCATTGAGTGATAATATTTTAGAGTTCTATATCATATTTTTTATTATTGTCATTTTGTTTTATGGTAAATTATTAATATAGCTATTGACAGGCAGGAAAATGGTTATATATTTTATGACCATAAAATGGCAAATAAAAGGAAAGGAAATGGCTAACATTATTTACATGACCTTAAATGGAAAAAAACAAGGTTTGATATCAGCAGGTTGTTCAACCTATGATTCTATAGGTAATAAATATCAAGAAGAAAATAAAGATAAAATATTGGTTTATTCTGTAGACCACGATATCAGTAGGGAACACAATGTAAATCATCAGCCTATAATAATAACAAAACCAATCGATAAATCATCTCCATTATTAGGCGTTTCAATATCGAATAATGAGCATTTAGATTGTTTGCTTGACATATATAGGAATAGCTCAGCGGGAGGATTAGAAAAGTTTTACTCTATCAAATTAACAAATGCCACTATAAAAAATATCTCCAGCCACTATCCCAATTCACTAAGCCACAATGATATGCAACCATATGAAAGTATAACAATTTCATATGATAGCATAACATGGACACATCACATTGCTGGCACATCAGGTTATAGTATAAGAGAAGATAATGTCTTTTAGTTCTTCTCAACTAAAAACAAAATGGTACGTTCAGTATCATTTTGTTTTATATTTATAATGGTATTATCTTTACGCCAGCGTTCATCTTTCCAATACTTATCATAGTATTTTATAAATCCCATGTTCTCAGTATATTTTATTAATTCTGTCAGACGACTCAATTTTACATTTGAAAATATAATTTCGTTAGTCATGGTGTTGTTACCATCAGGGGAGTCATAGTATATGATATAATCACTTGAAATTAAAGGTACATTCTTAATTTCATCAAAAGTAAATGCGTAATAATAAATAAAATTTCTTTTTGTATATGATAAGCTAACATTCGCTAATGATGCAAAAAAAAGAATAACACCAATAGCTAAAGTAAATATAAGTATACATATACGTATGAAACTATTCAATCGCAATCCCAGCATATTCTTTACCTATATTAATCCAGCTTGCATCTTCAATAAGCATTATGTCTTGACCAGTTTTTATATCGCTCATAGGCGTTATTGTATTTAAAAAAATAGGTAAGGGAATATTATAAGGAATTGTATTATTTGGATACTTTTCAGGGTCGGGAAATAATAATGGTTTAAAAGATTTATTTTTATATTTTCCTATAGCTCCGTAGTAGTCCCATCGTTTGTATGCTTTTTCTTTACTTACTACCCCTACTTGAGGTAAATAATTAATACCATTGATAACCTGATAAAAACCGAATAAGTTAGAAATCAAATCTTCACCACTATAGCCACTATCTGAAATTAAAGTAAAAGGAAAGGAATCTTGATATGATTCAAATGAATGAGTTGTATACATCATAATAGTAAGAGCAACTCTTTTTTTATCATGTAAGGATAAACCTCTTCTAACTCTCCATCTTGTTTTTATAGATGTTCCTAGTCTACGCCCCCTGCCCATATATTGGACATATCTAACGATAAAATGCGATTTATTAGTAGTTTCATCCCCCATAGCAAGAGAGAGCATCAACTTTCTTGCATCATCACCATTAGCATGCCCTAAATCTAACCATCCTAATTTTTCTGTATAGACCAATCGTCCATTTTCTATATCAGATCTTTTAGTCATTATAACTCCTGTAATTTAGTTAAGTTAAGTGCGCTATAAAATTTTAAAAGAAACCAGACACAGCTATTTTACTCTCATTCTAAACAAAAAATTCATGTAGATATAATTAATAAACCAGTAAATATCACCCAGTCTTCTTTATAAACACAATGATAATCTTAGGTCAAAAATATTTAAATAGCAGTATCGTATATTTTCATTTTTAACATATCATCAGCAAAAACATCATCACATTGACTCCACGAAAAGTAATGTTAACTATAAACTATAACGGCTATTTAATTATCAATAATATCCGATTGGTATATAACGAATTCATTAGGCTAATTAATTGTTGATAATTATTAGCCTAATGTCTATTAATGAAGCCAAGGATAATTAAAATTCCACAAAAAGTGATGACTCAATCAATTATTCTTCAAACAATTCGGCAAATTTTTCACGGATTTTCTGTTCTGGCAGATCTATACCAATAAAAACCAACACACTTTCTCGTACTTCATTATCGCGCCATTCTCTATCCCAATCCGCGCTATACAGACGCTGAACCCCTTGAAACAGTAACCGACAGGGCTCTCCTTTGATAGCAAGAATACCTTTGTACCGCAGAAGATTATCCGCAAAACTCAGTAATAACTCTTCCATCAGGTTAGAAACTTCTGGCAGTTCAACGGGGTGCGCTAAGTTAATGACTATCGATTGAACCGAGTTTTGTGGCTGGGGTACAAATCGAAAAACAGGTGTCGAAACCGTCAGTTTGTCATTCAACATAAATCCTTCGATATCGAACAATAAGCCTAAATCTGCTTCACCGTGAATAACCTTATGAATAGGCGCTCTGGCATTGATCCGCTGCAAACGTTCAACCAAAGCATCATGAACCGGAACAACATCTGTTTTAGTTAAAAGAATTCTGTCTGCATATCCCACCTGCGCCTGTGCAATGGAAAAACGATCTAATTGCTGTTCCGCATGAACCGCATCCACCAGCGTAATAATGCCATCAAGCAAAAAACGCTGGCACAAAATTTCATGGGAAAAGAAAGTTTGCGTAATCGGTCCGGGATCAGCCATTCCCGTACATTCGATAATCAAGCGGTCAAAGTTGATCTGCCCTTTATCCAGGCTATCCAGCAAGTCCAATAATGCATCTTCCAGCTCATTCGAACGACTACAACAGATGCATCCGTTACTTAATGTCTTAATTTGGGTTGCGCGATCACCAATTAATTCGTCATCAATGGGGACTTCACCAAATTCATTTTCAATGACAGCTATTTTATGACCATGATTGGCATTAAGAATATGACGCAGCAGCGTCGTTTTGCCTGATCCCAAAAAACCGGTCAGGATCGTGACTGATATTGGTTGCATTTTCGTTTCCTGATTTTTAACTAACAGCAGCGCATTCCGCCTTTGCCATCGCCACCATAGCGAGCATTCTGACGTTCGCGAAAAAATTCTTCAAAAGACATATAAGGCTTATCAGGGTGATTTTCCTTCATGTGCTGTACATATGTGTCATAGTCAGGAACCCCCACCAACATTCGGGCAGCCTGCCCCAAATACTTGCCTGCCCGACCAAGATTACCAAACATACACTGTTCTCCAAGGCTTGTTCTATAAAAATACCCCACATAATACAAAGCCAATTATGTGGGGTATAGCGGTTACTGATACGCAATGATTTGGTCGGTAGCAGTTTTAGTGTTGCATCAGTGCGTAGAAGAGACGTTCACCCCACCTTCAGGAACCGGAACATAAGGCGTTTCATTATCGGTACGCTCTGGATTTTTGCTTGCTTTGATCGCAGTTTTGATACCATAGATAATGATGCTGTATACCACTATCAGGAACAGGATGCTCAGGCCCGCATTGGTGTAGTTGTTCACAACAATGTGATTCATGTTACTGATTTGCTCAGCCGTCAATTCTGCACCCCCTTCGGCAATCTTCTGCTTATATTCTTTCGCCAGGAAGAAAAAGCCTTCAAGCCGTGGGTTATCACTGAATAATTTCAGCCCCAGCGCCCATGTAGTACAAATCAACAACCAAACCGCAGGGATCACCGTTACCCAGATATATCGGGTGCGTTTCATCTTGATCAAGACAACCGTACCCAATACCAACGCAACGGCAGCCAACATCTGGTTAGAGATACCAAATAGCGGCCACAAGCTCTTGACGCCACCCAATGGATCAACTACGCCTTGATACAGCAAATAACCCCATAAGCCAACACAACCCGCTGTACCAATGATGCCCGCAATCAGAGAGTCCGTTTTTTTCAGGAACGGAACAAAGTTACCCAAAAGATCTTGCAACATGAAACGGCCAGAGCGTGTACCTGCATCCAACGCCGTCAGGATGAACAGTGCTTCAAACAAAATACCAAAGTGATACCAGAAGCCCATGTCTGCCGCAGGGATGATCTGATGGAATACATGAGCAATACCCACAGCCAGGGTTGGTGCCCCTCCTGCACGGTTCAGAACGGATGGCTCACCAATGTCTTTTGCCGTTTGCAAAATTTGATCGGGTGAAATAACAAAGCCCCAAGAACTGACGGTCGCAGCCGCATGGCTTGTTACTTCTTTCAAAGAGGCCATAATCATTGGCGCTTCGGCAGTACCCAAATTATGCAGGTCAGGCATGGTAATCCCCAACGCAGCCGGAGGGGTATTCATGGCAAAATACAGTCCCGGCTCAATGATGGATGCAGCAACCAATGCCATGATCGCCACAAACGATTCCATCAACATTGCACCATAACCAATGAAACGAGCATCTTTTTCATTTGCCAACAGCTTAGGTGTCGTCCCCGAAGAAATCAGGGCATGGAAACCAGACACTGCACCACAAGCAATAGTAATGAACAAGAATGGGAACAGAGTTCCTTTCCAGACTGGCCCAGTACCGTCAATATATTGTGTGACAGCGGGCATTTTCAGTTCAGGGTTCAGGATGATAATCCCAATCGCAAGGCCAACAATAACCCCAATTTTCAGGAAAGTTGCCAGATAGTCACGCGGAGCCAAAATAAGCCAGACCGGCAATAATGCAGAGATAAATGCATACCCGATCAATGCATAAGTGATGGTGGTATCTTTGAACGTCAGCGCAGGTCCCCAGTAAGGATCTGCGGCAACAACCCCACCAAACCAAATAGCAGCAATCAACAGGAAAATACCGATCACAGAGACTTCACCTACACGCCCCGGACGGATATATCGCATGTAGATCCCCATGAAAAGCGCAATGGGTACTGTTGAACAAACAGTAAATACACCCCACGGGCTTTCTGCCAATGCTTTCACGACGATTAACGCCAGCACCGCCAGAATGATGATCATGATTAAGAAGCAACCAAACAGAGCTATTGTGCCTGGCACTCGTCCCATCTCTTCTTTGACGATCTCACCCAGTGATGCCCCATTGCGACGGGAGGAGATAAACAGCACCATAAAGTCCTGCACCGCGCCGGCAAGCACCACTCCTGCTAACAACCACAGTGTTCCTGGCAGATAACCGACCTGTGCCGCCAATACTGGCCCGACTAATGGACCGGCTCCCGCGATGGCGGCAAAGTGGTGACCAAACAGGACATTTTTGTTGGTGGGAACATAGTTCAAACCATCATTATTGACAACAGCAGGGGTTGCTCGCGTGGCATCCAGTTTCATCACCTTTGTGGCGATATACAGGCTGTAATACCGATAAGCAACCAAGTAAACGGCTACGGAAGCGACAATGATCCACAAAGCACTAACGTGTTCTCCCCGACGCAGCGCAACGACTCCAAGACAGAATGCGCCAATTATCCCCAATATCATCCAGGGGATATGTTTTAACAATTTATTATTCTTCATAAAACTTCCTTTTCCACAGTAAGACGAACAGCAAGCCATTATTTAATTTTTTACTTCCTTCTCCATAAACCGGCCATATACAGCCAGCAGGAAGCGATACCCATAAAAGGTATATACTCCTCGTCACACTGCACTATGATATAAAACTCTCCCTGATAAGAGGGAGAGGATCTTACTCAGCGGTTGAATACCAACATTAAGCGGTCAAAATCCCCCAATCAGTGGTTCATACACATAAAGCATGAACCAAGTTTTGTGAGGTAACTCACTTCCTCAATAAATTGCAAAATGAAGGTATATACCAATCTAACTTCAAGATGCGTGTGATTTCTCCCCGCAAAGCGGGGAGAAGTCAGGTTTCATATCGTGTTGTAAATTACAACTTGAAGTTTAATGCGCATATTCATCAATCGAAATGAATGGCGTCATCCTTTAAGTGATTAAAGTCTTTATATTCGTTACTGAATGAAATCACTGTATGCTGGTTCGGACACGTTTGGTTAGAAAACCAAACACATTTGGATATCAGGCGAGGCTCTTCAATTCCCAACCATGTGGATAGCATAGATAGCAAATTCAAACCGCTGCGGTGAGCATCTATGATATTTTTGCTTACTGTGTTCTTGTCGGTATTTTTCATGGCATAGTCATAACCGGTAATAATAAAGGGAACTTGATAGTTCTGCTTATTACTATCGTTATGAGTCAAATTCTCGCTATCTGTATTCTTATTCACAAGTGACAAACCATGATCCGCAAAGTAAAGCATTGTCCAGTGCAATTGATTTTTATTGGCAATGCTTTCAATATCAGCTAGCAGGCTGTCCGTATTATGAATACTTTGAAGATAGCATGAAATATTTTTGGAATGAAAATAGGTGTCGTATTTACCATTCGTTCTGGTACAAGGTTGTGGATGCGACCCCATTAAGTGAATAATGATCAGTTTCTTTTTCCGCTCATTCTTCACTAATGCTTTACGAATATAAGGCAATAAATTCTCATCCGGCATATAACGGCGATCATCTGAATTGCCTTCTTTTAGAAAGGTATAATGATCAGCCTGCTGTCCAATCAGTGCTACAGGAGAATCAAATCCTCCCTTCATTCCCTGATTGGATAGCCAATAAGTCTCAAATCCCGCTTTTTTCGCCAGTGAAACAATACTGTTGTTCAGTTGAATTTCATTTGCTTCACGAACCGCCAGAGAGTTAGTCAACGATAATTGTGTCGAGGGTGCCGCAGAAATATAGTGGGTTAACACGGTAACATGCGCGTTATCCAACCAAGGGGTATTTTTATCTGGAAACCCATAGATACTCATAAAATCTTTTCGGACGCTCTCACCGATCACCATGATATAGGTATCGTATTTCTCTTCTTTTACTACTGGCTGCCAGTCATCCCGATATTTAATGATCTTGGCAAATCGGTTATTTTCTGACATGACTTGCTTGTAACTCTGATAGACATCACTGAAAAAGCGCACTTCCGGTAAACTGGTATTTAAAAGTTCCGAGCTATCTTCAAAACCCGATTTTATATATCCTTTGGCTGGCGACCAGAACGCTGAAATAAAGAACAGAGTAAACAACCACTTTTTACTTTTGCCTGATATGCTGATATTTAGCTTAAGTGAAAATATCATCAGAACAAAAATAGCGATAGCAGTTAAATAAGTTGAAACAGAAAGGCTGCTAATATATTCCACTGTTTCGTTTCTATTGGTATAGATTAATGATCCTACCGCATTGATGTCTGGATAACCGTAATTGAGGCCAATTGGGGTATAGAGCACGCCTATCAAGGAAAAAAAAGCAATTAAAAAGACATATATTCGTCTGCTGATAGCTGCCAAAAATAAAAAAAGTGCAAAGGCACTAAAGACATATATTAATTTTAATTGATACCCCAAACATTTATGTATCAGAAAAATAAGGAAAAAGAGAACAATAAAACAAGAGAGATTCTTGTTTTTATCAAACCAAGACATAATCACCCTATCATTTCACATAGCCGTAGTTAAATTTCTATCAACCCAACGTGGCGCTATTTTAGCCAGATAAAACCCAACACTGCACA contains:
- a CDS encoding tyrosine-type DNA invertase, which encodes MKQRKFLTRYEIDAILTATKQGRHAERDYCMLLMCFIHGFRVSELCNLCLSDLDLNSAIIHIRRLKGGLSTTHPLIPEEIDALNKWLDIRPKWREADSPWVFLSQKSGPVSRQQVYGLLKRYGKQASVSVSPHPHMLRHACGYALADLGRDTRLIQDYLGHRNISHTVIYTASNVKRFSRIWESHSK
- a CDS encoding DUF4123 domain-containing protein, encoding MIQEKLYAIIDGAAEPDLFLALERYDPPSTCLYGEPLQPELVNIVPYLVQVTEEVKIWLECRKTPWGIFVHSAADMKAVRQHLRKYLQVLLPQQEKPVFFRFYDPRNIWDFLGVLSDWEVHCFLGPITRITTRYLEEERTDNFVKIREPFPDNAKGKYKIFKISEEQYELIEIKKKEQYLQKLDSILLSELAELRISISINNSLPFLAFFYDYLMSEKITDTRSIEGILKKVIREDNFDIDNFDKSILTNLTDDGTPGWYRANQFIYNIKE
- a CDS encoding Hcp family type VI secretion system effector; this translates as MANIIYMTLNGKKQGLISAGCSTYDSIGNKYQEENKDKILVYSVDHDISREHNVNHQPIIITKPIDKSSPLLGVSISNNEHLDCLLDIYRNSSAGGLEKFYSIKLTNATIKNISSHYPNSLSHNDMQPYESITISYDSITWTHHIAGTSGYSIREDNVF
- the yjiA gene encoding GTPase, yielding MQPISVTILTGFLGSGKTTLLRHILNANHGHKIAVIENEFGEVPIDDELIGDRATQIKTLSNGCICCSRSNELEDALLDLLDSLDKGQINFDRLIIECTGMADPGPITQTFFSHEILCQRFLLDGIITLVDAVHAEQQLDRFSIAQAQVGYADRILLTKTDVVPVHDALVERLQRINARAPIHKVIHGEADLGLLFDIEGFMLNDKLTVSTPVFRFVPQPQNSVQSIVINLAHPVELPEVSNLMEELLLSFADNLLRYKGILAIKGEPCRLLFQGVQRLYSADWDREWRDNEVRESVLVFIGIDLPEQKIREKFAELFEE
- a CDS encoding YbdD/YjiX family protein is translated as MFGNLGRAGKYLGQAARMLVGVPDYDTYVQHMKENHPDKPYMSFEEFFRERQNARYGGDGKGGMRCC
- a CDS encoding carbon starvation CstA family protein yields the protein MKNNKLLKHIPWMILGIIGAFCLGVVALRRGEHVSALWIIVASVAVYLVAYRYYSLYIATKVMKLDATRATPAVVNNDGLNYVPTNKNVLFGHHFAAIAGAGPLVGPVLAAQVGYLPGTLWLLAGVVLAGAVQDFMVLFISSRRNGASLGEIVKEEMGRVPGTIALFGCFLIMIIILAVLALIVVKALAESPWGVFTVCSTVPIALFMGIYMRYIRPGRVGEVSVIGIFLLIAAIWFGGVVAADPYWGPALTFKDTTITYALIGYAFISALLPVWLILAPRDYLATFLKIGVIVGLAIGIIILNPELKMPAVTQYIDGTGPVWKGTLFPFLFITIACGAVSGFHALISSGTTPKLLANEKDARFIGYGAMLMESFVAIMALVAASIIEPGLYFAMNTPPAALGITMPDLHNLGTAEAPMIMASLKEVTSHAAATVSSWGFVISPDQILQTAKDIGEPSVLNRAGGAPTLAVGIAHVFHQIIPAADMGFWYHFGILFEALFILTALDAGTRSGRFMLQDLLGNFVPFLKKTDSLIAGIIGTAGCVGLWGYLLYQGVVDPLGGVKSLWPLFGISNQMLAAVALVLGTVVLIKMKRTRYIWVTVIPAVWLLICTTWALGLKLFSDNPRLEGFFFLAKEYKQKIAEGGAELTAEQISNMNHIVVNNYTNAGLSILFLIVVYSIIIYGIKTAIKASKNPERTDNETPYVPVPEGGVNVSSTH
- a CDS encoding phosphoethanolamine transferase — translated: MLYTPIGLNYGYPDINAVGSLIYTNRNETVEYISSLSVSTYLTAIAIFVLMIFSLKLNISISGKSKKWLFTLFFISAFWSPAKGYIKSGFEDSSELLNTSLPEVRFFSDVYQSYKQVMSENNRFAKIIKYRDDWQPVVKEEKYDTYIMVIGESVRKDFMSIYGFPDKNTPWLDNAHVTVLTHYISAAPSTQLSLTNSLAVREANEIQLNNSIVSLAKKAGFETYWLSNQGMKGGFDSPVALIGQQADHYTFLKEGNSDDRRYMPDENLLPYIRKALVKNERKKKLIIIHLMGSHPQPCTRTNGKYDTYFHSKNISCYLQSIHNTDSLLADIESIANKNQLHWTMLYFADHGLSLVNKNTDSENLTHNDSNKQNYQVPFIITGYDYAMKNTDKNTVSKNIIDAHRSGLNLLSMLSTWLGIEEPRLISKCVWFSNQTCPNQHTVISFSNEYKDFNHLKDDAIHFD